In the Podospora pseudocomata strain CBS 415.72m chromosome 5, whole genome shotgun sequence genome, one interval contains:
- a CDS encoding hypothetical protein (EggNog:ENOG503P31V; COG:S) has protein sequence MGIYTPFCPQRTIIQDLLLTSNSTIQQTQPRSSKPPPPQPIMYNSPNERGLRRDNNSSINPNLPATQMPPTYGQSAASGPAPTTAGHHKHDFLNKIDPAVDSTRDNQPLPPPPSQHNNNIPSGTYGPHKSRLANALDPRVDSDMDSSRNQHFSGGPAGAPPTMHGATGPGPLSSHPNNIPEGTYGPHSSRMANTLDPRVDSDMDRQRSMPAKHGYGAVGNPIPEGSYGPHGTRAGNMMDPRVDSDRDGGRHRGMGGVGNSHLPGPAPNTAGPHKSDLLNKLDPRVDSKGGMTYQETERRGL, from the coding sequence ATGGGGATATATACCCCCTTCTGTCCACAGCGGACCATAATCCAAGATCTACTCTTGACGTCCAACTCAACCATACAACAAACACAACCgcgcagcagcaaaccaccaccaccacaacccatcATGTACAACTCTCCAAACGAACGCGGCCTCCGCCGTGACAAcaactcctccatcaaccccaacctcccagcAACTCAAATGCCCCCCACCTACGGGCAGTCCGCGGCCTCCGGCCCAGCCCCCACAACAGCCGGCCACCACAAGCACGACTTCCTCAACAAGATCGACCCAGCAGTCGACTCAACCAGGGataaccaacccctcccccctcccccatcccaacacaacaacaacatcccctCCGGCACCTATGGCCCTCACAAATCCAGACTAGCCAACGCCCTCGACCCCCGCGTCGATTCTGACATGGATTCCTCCCGCAACCAGCACTTCAGCGGCGGCCCTGCTGGCGCTCCTCCGACCATGCACGGCGCCACCGGACCCGgacccctctcctcccacccaaacAACATCCCCGAAGGCACCTACGGCCCTCACTCCTCCCGCATGGCGAACACTCTCGACCCCAGGGTTGACTCCGACATGGACAGGCAGAGGAGCATGCCCGCTAAACATGGCTACGGCGCCGTCGGGAATCCCATTCCGGAGGGCAGCTACGGGCCTCATGGGACAAGGGCGGGAAACATGATGGATCCGAGGGTGGATTCTGATCGGGATGGTGGTCGTCATCGTGGAATGGGGGGTGTAGGCAATAGCCACTTGCCGGGCCCGGCTCCAAACACCGCTGGCCCGCACAAGTCGGACTTGCTGAATAAGCTAGACCCGAGGGTTGATAGCAAGGGTGGGATGACGTATCAGgagacggagaggaggggtttgtaa